From Aspergillus luchuensis IFO 4308 DNA, chromosome 2, nearly complete sequence:
TAACAGCCGCCCGCCTTCGGAAAATCCCAGACGCCGACCAAATTTGCTGGATCTCGATCTTGAATTTTTGAACGACTTTTGAGCGCAATAACATTTCTCCATGTTTTTACATGTCACACGGGGGACTTTCTAGATCCTCTATGTTCTCTCAGTTTGTGACAGCAGCAAAGGGGTTATTTTCTCGACAGGACTCCGACGAATCCTCTCCCAAAAATCTGCGccctacaactactactactactactactactactactacctcctcCGGCGCCCCATCTGAAAATACATCGAAAATGGTCACGGCAACAAGACAGCGGAAATTCCCCGCTGAGAAACAACAATCCTCGACAGAGCCTGAAGTCAATGGATCGAATGGAAAGCGCAAGTCCGAGCCCGTGGGCGCTGAGCCCACTGAGACCCAGAGCAAGAACAAGCGGCGGAAGAGAAGCAGTCTAGAGGCGACGACACAGGAATCACAGAGCAAGCCTTCGAGTAAcaagaagtcgaagaagatgacggaGTCGACTGAGGAgcctgagcagcagcaagaggaggaaaagaaacctTCAGCAGCGCCGGCGCCGAAGAAGCACTTCCGCTTTGATAGCGAGGAGCCGGAAATTCCGGAGGTTGCGGCTATTGAGGAGACTACGGAGGCACaacaggatgaagatgatgacagcagtgatgatgacgaggccCCAGAGACGGTCGATAACTCTGCACAGCtgtcgaagatgaggatggaagcTAAGAAGCAGGAGCGGGCTAGGCAAATGTGAGTGATGGGCGcatttcttatttttggTACCATGTTTTGGTATATTCTGATATTCTTTACAGAGAGGAGCAATTGAAGAGGGACAAACGGAAACAATTGGATGAGCTGCGCAAATCTCAGGCGAagttggcgaagaagaaggaagctAAGGCCGAGGACCTGTTGTCAGAAAGCACAGAGACTCTTCAAGGAACTACCACGCAAGATGCGCGACGGTCGGCCCTCcccgctcttcttccagatgatATTCTCAATGCGGCCCCTGATGTTCGGCCCCCGACACCTcccgcggaggagaggtctatcatgcagaagaagcccaacaAGCTACGATtcctggacaagaaggagaagccgccGAAGGACGCGCGGGTTGGAGATGTTACTATCCGGgtgttggatgatggtgtaTCCAAGAACCCATCAAAGACGGTTCTGCCGCCCAAGGCCTCCAAAACTGGGCGCAATGCCAAGCAGAATTGGCTGAACAAATCCCGCAACACAGGCGCTTTGAATGGGTTGAGAAGGACGACTGGCGGTTCCTCGGGATTCGTGCGCAAATAGCAGGTCTTGGGCGCTCTTTTACACTTTCCCGTCTCGAGAATCAatcaaaaaatattaatagagcAATTTTGCGGATCCAACAATGGGCGTGGTGTTACGATGTGCATAACATAGCAACTCTTTACTCCTTAGGGTTAGATAAGTTCGAGGGGTTGTTACTGAGCTTTGTAGCAGAGCACTTGCGATACTGCCAATAGGTACCTCTGAACCTTTTACCGCAATAGGATATCAGACGACAATTGTGGTACAGAGGGATCCctgatataaaaaaaaggtaCTACAGTAGTTGTATGCCATATTTGACCGGGAGTCGTACAACCGGGTAGAAAGTTGGGGAAGTGTACGATCTACACGCTGCAGAtcattgctttctttttctcgaaGCAGCACCAAACCAGGCCGTCGGGAATATTCTAACGAGGGTTTCATAAATACAGACAAAACTCGATTTTACCAGTAGGGAAAGGagagaattaaaaaaaagagagagagagaacatAAAGAGGAGGGGCACCGGATTGGGCAGATTGGCAGCCTCTGGCGGGCGCACGTGCAGAGCTTGGAGCTCCATTAGATCGGTTcgactttctttctctccatcaacttctctctctctccctctccctcttcctccctcctgtTCAATTTTATCTGTCCCCCATTACCAAAGACTTTCTTCCCTGCAATTCGCCATTCATTTGCAGATTATGCTCTGAGCAGtgtctcatcctccccaccccccctATCCCACCATGGTTACTACAGAATCCTCTCCGCTCCTCCCCCAGCATCACCTCCCGACTTCCTCCAATACGTCACCGCGAGGAAACCGTCCGCCGCGGACAGTCACCTTCAACCCATTGGCAACTGTCAGCACCTACCATGACTCTACCTCCGCAGATCCCACCTTCCGACCTCTCCAATCCGGCTCTTCATCTGCACCGCATTCTCAGGAGAGCCATTACCGACCGACCGGCCTCTCCGCCCTGAATAGCAAGCTCCGCCGGCGGAACAGCCATGGCGCTCCATTCAGCACCACAAACACCCCAATCGCTGCAGCCCCCAAAGTCGGACCGCAAAGAACGACGAAAAATGCGCAAAAACTTAAATTGCTTCCCGATCCTGTGactgaggctgaggaggaacTCGGTGGTGATGACTTTCCGTCCGATGTCTATTCGCAGATTGCCCGCATTAAAGAACCCACGGCGAGGAGTCACGCTGCAAAGTTAGGAAAGGCCGACAGAGAGCGTTTGCCGCGAGTTACTGCCTACTGCACGGCCAATTCGTATCGACTAGAAGGGATAATCAAATTTCTCAAGTCTCGCTCCAAGACCCGCGGGGCCAACCCAAAGCTCTACGACGAATGTGTCTACTCGCCATATGACTACGGCTATgaggagaagcagaatgGCACATGGGGTCTTTCGAATAATGGAATAAACATGGGAGACGGTCACCCCAGTCAACGGCCGTCTAATGAGCGCCGCTACTCGGACAGTGTGGTTGAGGTCCAGGATAATACCAACTCTCGGCGGGAAGATCTCATAGACCTACAGGACTCTCAATCCCACGCCACCGATATGGACCATGCTTCGACTACTGCCGTGTCGGACCACCAAGGAGATGTACATCCCGATTTCGACACGACGATCCATACCCCTGAAGTGTTCCTGTTCGATTACGGCACCGTCGTAATATGGGGCATGTCACCTGCACACGAGTCACGATTCCTATCCGATGTTTCCAAGTTTGCCGCTTCCATCCTCAGTCCCGAAGATACCCAGGTCGAGAACTTCAATTTCTACTATGCTCGCGAATATCAAGCCCGGATATACAACGACTTCATCTCTCTACGCGACCCGCGTAACCACATGATCAAACTGGCCATCTCCCACGCATTGGCCCAATCCGTCAAGACCTCCCTATTCGAAGACCTCGTATCTGAGACCATCTCCAACACCGCACCCCTACCTGCTCAGATCGCCCAGACAGGCAGTGTTAATCTCACCCGACGCCAGATCAACATGCAAATCGGCGAATTGTTCATCCTACGGATCAACATCCACCTGCAAGGCTCGGTTCTAGACTCTCCAGAACTCATGTGGGCCGAGCCCCAACTAGAACCGGTTTACCAGGCCGTCCGCAGTTACCTTGAAATGGATCAGCGTGTAAGCCTGCTCACTGAGCGGTTGGACGTGATAGCGGATCTTCTCGCCGTCCTCAAAGATCAACTAACTCACCGCCACGGTGAGTATCTTGAATGGATCGGTAAGCACCTTCTCACCCCCTGCATCAACCTGTTCTGATCAACTAACACACGTCACAGTAATTGTTCTCATTGCGGCAGAAATTCTAGTCGCAGCCATCAACATCGTGGTTGACTTGTACGCTGGCGTGGAGTGAACACTACCTACCCTTTCTACTAACCATTGCTACTACTATTTGCCTTGTTTACATCACCCAATAACACCCTTTGCTATACATCTACAGCCCCATCACCATGACATCACACCATACCACACTGAGTGTTCTCTTTCAGTATTCGTTCGCTTCAGCGGAGTTTAGGGGTTCGGGCATACATGTGTCATTTAAGTGGGAACGGGAGTGAAAGTGGGAATTATCAAAGCAAAGCCCTCCTTGCATCGCTACGGACAatacctatctatctatctatatttagTATCTAGTATCAACTTTCCCGGCAAAGCACGATAGCTTCTCTTATGCTGTATATTACACCCATTGATTGCTCCAGAGTCGGTATCTCGTCCTGAAAGGGCTTTCCCGTACAAGAACCATCATCTGTCTGGCCTTGTGTCATGTGATATTCAAGTATTTATGGCGAGACATGATGATCGATGCAgatatactagtatctaCTGGTTACACAGAGCAAAAGGCTGACTATTCTATAATGAAGCAGGCAGGTATCCATACTTCCCCCTCTTACACATACACGcacaagaaagaaataataacGCTTTTTTGCCCATCGTATACTATAGAACACATAAGAAGAGTTAAAGAGGGAGGATAGAAGAGGGGCCCAGAAAAACAAGGCCCCAAACCCCGCAAGACGACGAAATATAACCCGACGATGAAGTAACACCCATTACCAGAACAGCACAtaggggggaaaaaaaatagaccaccaggaaaggaaacgAAAACAGTCCATATAAaggtaaaaaaataaagtaaagaaaagaaaagaaaagtctaGGGTACGGTTATGGTATAAGTTCGATAAtcacccctccctctcctccttagcttcctcctcctcctcttccttggcatCCATATCCATCGGCGTCgtctcatcctccacaccaccatcacccctcTGCTCCGCAGATTCAGGGTTATGGCTCCCGCGATCACTAGTAGCACCCTCCTTATCATTCGCGGACCCGTTACTACCCGGTTGAACGCGGAATGACGAGGTCATATCATCCTGCGACGGGGCGGGGGCTAGTCGCGGCAACGAGGACGACGAATCTCCATTACCGTTATCACCATCAGCTGCTGCGGCGCCAGATTCCGTCGCATCTTTATCCTTGGcgtctttctccttctctttatCTTTGCTGTTACTGTCATTGTTGTTCTCATTGTTCGCTGCCTCATCTTCTAAATTGGCATCATTGGGCAAGTTGGATTTCCTGGATCGCTTCACGCGCAGAGGCCTTTCCTGGGGCTGTACATAAATCACATCCATTACCATTAGCGAACCTTCAAACCCTAAATATTACCAAAGACGGTAGAGGAAAAGGTAGAACTTACAGTAGGCGGTTGCTCATCGGAACTCCCCTCCGTCTCGTCCTCCAGGAACTGCGGCGCGCCGGCAGCACCATTCTTCCCCGTCTCTCCACCCGTCACTGCTGCGACATTCGTCATCATGGCTGATGCTCGGGCGCGCAGTTCCGGGTTCACGCCGGCCTGCGCTTCCTCCGTCATGCCGGTGACCTTGGCCAGTCGCTCGAGGAGAATGCATGACTCGAGGCGCATTTTCTGGATGTATTGCCAGCCGCGACGGTTGCGGAGACGCATCAATTCATTTTCCTCTTCGATTTCGTTGAGGCGCTTCTTTAGGGCCAGGCATTTGCGTTTGTAGGCGTTTTCGACGCTGGGAGGGTTGGAGGTTGTCGAGGGTTggcgggcttcttccattgtgGTCGGGGTGGTGTGGTTAGCGAGAGGTAGATGATGGTGGGATTGAGTGGCGCGATTGATGAGTGTTGTTGTGGTGTTGGTTTGATGGTCAAGGGATGTCGGAGGAGCGAAGAGGTTGGGGATGGATTTAGGATGTTCGGAGATGCGCGATTAGGGGGGCAGTTATAGTGTGTGGGGGCGCGAGTGACTCCGAACAGGTAAAAGGATTACCCAGGGTGATTGATGAATGAGAAGGGATTCCCCGAGGTGAATTGGATGGCAGCGAGGCGGATCTGAGAGGAATGGATGGGACGAGAATCGAGTCGGAGCTGAagccgaagcagaagcagagccAGTCACGTTCTGCCGGTCGGGGTGTTGGGCGGTCAGCGGAGTCTGGGGTATAACACTACACTACTAGTATTCAATGAACAAAACACTAAGCTTCGTTATCGTCATTACATTCCACTAACTCCTAAAAGCTACTGTTcacgagaagaagacggatcTATCCGTGCAAAGAAGTGAACATCACGCTAATGCCCACCAGTAGTCGGCAACCCAAGGAACACCTTGAACGAGTCGTAACTATATATCTGCGTCAGCATCCAGCCCTCAGTCTCAtcacagcatcatcatcacttaCATCAACCATTGGAATCCAGTCAATGTACCCAGCATGACAATTCTCACAGGCAGTCCATTCCACAAGCCCGAGAACCCAATGTTGCTATAGATCCTCGACACAGCAGTCATAGCTCCCTCACCAGCTAAACATCATCAGCCATAACCCTAAACACCCTAAACGATAAttttgaaaaagaaaacaggatAACTCACCTTTTCGATCCGCATTCAACTTACTCACCATAACATCCGCCGGGTGACTGACAATGGCACAGAAGATTCCCGCAATATAAACTCCCAAAAAGCTGACCCCCGTCTGCTGCAACCCATTGAACTGTTCCTTGGGTTTGCCCAGCGTCTTATAGATAAACTTGACCGTCTCCTCAAACGTCGCAAACTTCGTCATGGTATAAGGGATCTGTCTCGCCCACAACGGATACAACCCCTTGTACAAGCCCGACATGCCCTCCTGCGCCACGATTTTGCTCCATCCCTCGCGCAATGTATGCGCAAACGGCGGCAGCGTCGTCTGCATGCGTACCTTGATGGCCTCCATCGGACAGAGGGCCATATCAGCGAAGAATTCGGCCGAGGCACTGGCGCCTAGGAAGACGACGGTGCGGTTCGCATTCGGGAAGAGCTGGTCTCCATAGAGGTATTTGAAGTATTCGTAGAAGCCGTATTTACCGGCGCCTTGGAAGGAGTAGCCGACAAAGGTGGGGGTccagccgaagaagatgccgCGCAGACCTTCTTTAGATATGATGGTGCGCCAGgcggagaggttggaggtgTAGATCTTGGGGTCGACTTGACGGCGGCATTTTACGAGATCGAGGGGAGTGACGGCTGTGTGGGTAGGGCCTGTGGGGAGAAATTGGGATTAGGATTGGTGGTGTGGGGGTGGACGTGGTTGAAGATAGGATGATTATACGTACCGCAGGCTGTTCGAGGTGGTTAGTATAGAAGCTCGGTGATGCGAAGAGGGCTAGATGGCAGAGTACTCACCAATGATTCCTCCGAGGGTGCAACTGGCAAAATACTTGGCCGAGTTGGGCTCAATCTTGCCCAAGGGGTACTTGGGCTTTTGTGCCGCCATTCTGAGAGCTTATCTAGCCAGGGAGTAGAGGATGGGGAGCAATGGAAGCTTATCAACTAAGAGGACAGgacaggagaggagaggggagaaattcTACCGAGCAAGGTACGTGAACAATCTAGTATAAGAAAATTCAATGGATGGACAAGTGTACTATCAGTACTATCCACACtacttatatttactttGTACCGTGTCAGCCCGCAGGCCATGTCGTCAGAGTCTCCAGCTGGGAAGGACAAACAAGTCGCGGTCCAGATCCATTAGCCAGTCCAACGGCTAATCGGCACCCGCGCAATGGGCTTTTCTCTGTGCCGGATACGTTCCGATTTGCCGCTTCTGGAATGGATGGTTCTTTGTGCGAAACTGAGATCTACATAAGCAGTGAATTATTCACTTTACTGTGTTCCATTCTCCCTGAGTATTGTGTGTCGTTGTCTCTGCAGCGCCGGAGATAGTGCAGATCGATGACGTCAGTGCATCCGGGGTGGCCGGAAGGAGTAGGGCAAGAATGTTATGGATCTGTCTATCTTCTATAGACATAACAATAGATCAGGTAGCAAAATTACCATTTGGTCGAATAAGACAAGGCAATATAGGATGCGATGAATTCATGGGTGATTGAGATTAATAGAGTACGTCCTAACCACTACTCCGCTGAGTAGAACTTATAATCCTGCTGCAACACCTATGCATAGCAAAAACAACCTAGCTACACCAACACCGGCACCGAGTTGAATGTAGCCTTTAAAGACGACTCTGAACTATCAGGTGTCGGCGTTTCAATTCTCGTGGTCGTCTGGGAGGACGCTCCCTCAGCGTCCTAGACAATCTGGGGCCCAGGTTTCCATCCCTCTGCCTTGGTCCAAATATATGTTCCCATGATGTCTCGTTCGTCCGGAATATAAACCAACCTGATGGTTCCGGGGCTGTCATGGCGGTCTTGTTCAATTGTCGCAGACAGCGAATCAGTTGAACTGCGGGTTTTCGTGATAGGAGTCCCGACGATGTTTGTTCAGATTCGTTCCACTGATATTCCCCATATTGGGCCGAAACTAAGGCTGACCCGCTCCGTTTTAAGAAGCTGAGGTGGGACTGGGGTAGCTTGTTAACTTGTAAGAGATCAATGCGAATATCTTAGTATACTCAAACCTGTGGGTGAGGGGATGTGAGTTATATAGCATTCAATGACTGAAGGCAGAGGCGACGCCATGGAGTACTGCATTCCTTACTGCGGACCAGTCATGGGCAACCTTGCATGGAGTAGCTTCACTTCTCTCCGCGCACCCAGCCCTATCAGCTTGTCCTCACCTCATGCAATGCTACCAGGAAAATGCAAGACCACCTCTGTGATCAACATGCCTGGCTAGCTGAAGAGGTCGAGCTGATTCGTCCTTGAAGCTGCCTACACACGGAGCCAAAGTACCGCGCAGACTACTCTGTAAAAGGCGGAATATCCCCCACAGAAGACAGTAATGAGCAGAAGGCCACAGCTACTAGTGTACACGTCGCACAGCATGTTGCAGGATCATCTGATCTCCGCATACAAAAGCGTGTACAGATAGAATGACGGCAGCCAGCCCAAATCACGGCCTCGGTAGATCATTCTATTCGCAATTTAGCAAGTCAATTGAATCAACTAGAGTTCCGTAGTGGTGTCTGTATCTCCTGGGGTAATATACTCCATGACATACAAGGACACTTAATTGGTATGGGTATCTAGGCCGTAATGAAGAGAACTACTCTGTATAAATCCTCTCATATAAGAAGACCGAATGTATCCCGCCGACAtgcagtaagtagtaatcAGTGAGTCGGAGGTGCAGTAGCTATGCCCGGTCAACCCCACATGCATACTGCGGTACTTACTACATACTGGGCCCTAGCTACAATGATCGGCCGATGGCTTGCGACAGGCCTCAGCCAAGTTCAATCCATTGCGgtcatttcttttccaagacGCAGTAGTTGAATGATTACTAGTAGCAATTATATACATATTAATTTACAGGTAAAGTTTGTCCAACCTCATGTTAGCCCCGCGGGATACACCATGTGCATGAGTCCGACCTTCCCTACTTACATGACGGACACCTCCCTCACCGGCCGTTCCAAAGAGTACAATTGTGGCATGCTCGACATGACATCCCGCCCATCATAACTCGCCAACATAGTAGCCAGCTTGATGCCAGCTTCCGAGCCCGTCCGGGCCATTACGCCTCGGATCATCTGCGTCTGTTCGGGCGTAGCCAGTCCACACGACAGAATATACCACAAAGGCCACAGCATAGTATAGAGGTAGAAAGCTCGAACCCGAGACATCCCCTGCTCAGACGGTGGCATCGGGTTTCCAAACATATCAATCTCCCCAAAGCAGAATGGTACACTCCGACAAGAATCGGAGACCATCTCGAGGCTTAGCCGTAGGCCATCTGCCTCATGCTGAGACGCTTCTTGCTGAATACCGGGGGAATCAACCAGAGAGACTAGCGCTCGGAAGAGATCAGCCAGGACGCTGTGGATGAAGATCCGAAGGACACGGTAGTGGGCCCAGATAACCGCAGCAATCATCTCTCGGTACGTGAGTACATCCTCACCCGTGTGTGATCGGGTCTCGAGGGGTAGCCAGATGTCCGATAAGGTTTGGGTCCATTGGAACAGTTCTGAATCCAAGCGTCTGCAGGAGTCGATCCATGACGCTAGCTTCGTGATCCCC
This genomic window contains:
- a CDS encoding YagE family protein (COG:S;~EggNog:ENOG410PFZK;~InterPro:IPR003734;~PFAM:PF02582;~TransMembrane:1 (o505-528i)) — translated: MVTTESSPLLPQHHLPTSSNTSPRGNRPPRTVTFNPLATVSTYHDSTSADPTFRPLQSGSSSAPHSQESHYRPTGLSALNSKLRRRNSHGAPFSTTNTPIAAAPKVGPQRTTKNAQKLKLLPDPVTEAEEELGGDDFPSDVYSQIARIKEPTARSHAAKLGKADRERLPRVTAYCTANSYRLEGIIKFLKSRSKTRGANPKLYDECVYSPYDYGYEEKQNGTWGLSNNGINMGDGHPSQRPSNERRYSDSVVEVQDNTNSRREDLIDLQDSQSHATDMDHASTTAVSDHQGDVHPDFDTTIHTPEVFLFDYGTVVIWGMSPAHESRFLSDVSKFAASILSPEDTQVENFNFYYAREYQARIYNDFISLRDPRNHMIKLAISHALAQSVKTSLFEDLVSETISNTAPLPAQIAQTGSVNLTRRQINMQIGELFILRINIHLQGSVLDSPELMWAEPQLEPVYQAVRSYLEMDQRVSLLTERLDVIADLLAVLKDQLTHRHGEYLEWIVIVLIAAEILVAAINIVVDLYAGVE
- a CDS encoding uncharacterized protein (COG:S;~EggNog:ENOG410PTFH;~InterPro:IPR013268;~PFAM:PF08297;~go_function: GO:0030515 - snoRNA binding [Evidence IEA];~go_process: GO:0006364 - rRNA processing [Evidence IEA]); translated protein: MSHGGLSRSSMFSQFVTAAKGLFSRQDSDESSPKNLRPTTTTTTTTTTTTSSGAPSENTSKMVTATRQRKFPAEKQQSSTEPEVNGSNGKRKSEPVGAEPTETQSKNKRRKRSSLEATTQESQSKPSSNKKSKKMTESTEEPEQQQEEEKKPSAAPAPKKHFRFDSEEPEIPEVAAIEETTEAQQDEDDDSSDDDEAPETVDNSAQLSKMRMEAKKQERARQIEEQLKRDKRKQLDELRKSQAKLAKKKEAKAEDLLSESTETLQGTTTQDARRSALPALLPDDILNAAPDVRPPTPPAEERSIMQKKPNKLRFLDKKEKPPKDARVGDVTIRVLDDGVSKNPSKTVLPPKASKTGRNAKQNWLNKSRNTGALNGLRRTTGGSSGFVRK
- a CDS encoding uncharacterized protein (COG:S;~EggNog:ENOG410PNT1), translated to MEEARQPSTTSNPPSVENAYKRKCLALKKRLNEIEEENELMRLRNRRGWQYIQKMRLESCILLERLAKVTGMTEEAQAGVNPELRARASAMMTNVAAVTGGETGKNGAAGAPQFLEDETEGSSDEQPPTPQERPLRVKRSRKSNLPNDANLEDEAANNENNNDSNSKDKEKEKDAKDKDATESGAAAADGDNGNGDSSSSLPRLAPAPSQDDMTSSFRVQPGSNGSANDKEGATSDRGSHNPESAEQRGDGGVEDETTPMDMDAKEEEEEEAKEEREG
- a CDS encoding putative mitochondrial phosphate transporter Pic2 (COG:C;~EggNog:ENOG410PFFI;~InterPro:IPR018108,IPR023395;~PFAM:PF00153;~TransMembrane:2 (i217-235o255-272i)) produces the protein MAAQKPKYPLGKIEPNSAKYFASCTLGGIIACGPTHTAVTPLDLVKCRRQVDPKIYTSNLSAWRTIISKEGLRGIFFGWTPTFVGYSFQGAGKYGFYEYFKYLYGDQLFPNANRTVVFLGASASAEFFADMALCPMEAIKVRMQTTLPPFAHTLREGWSKIVAQEGMSGLYKGLYPLWARQIPYTMTKFATFEETVKFIYKTLGKPKEQFNGLQQTGVSFLGVYIAGIFCAIVSHPADVMVSKLNADRKGELSCFLFQNYRLGCLGLWLMMFSW